A single genomic interval of Saccharothrix saharensis harbors:
- the cydD gene encoding thiol reductant ABC exporter subunit CydD, with translation MNFPGAPSAKKPGTGPLGALPSLSRSARRALAWCAVLAALTAVALVWQAVALASALVGGGSLAVLAVAVVARAGLAWATESVAARAAAGAKEELRAAVLDRALGLGPSWIVARGPASLAVVATKGLDALDAYFTRYLPALVTTAVVPVAVGGWILVTDPTSAVLVAVTLPLIPVFAILIGRFTSARVEAAASALERLSGRLAELVRALPVLTAFGRAAAQASAVREVGERYRRATMGTLRVAFLSALVLEVVASLSVALIAVGIGLRLVSGEMTLLTGLVVLILAPECYLPLRAAGAAHHASEDGVEAVRRVAEIPTPQPRAHRAESVEGVEVRDLRVRRRGRFAPDGVGFRVRPGEVHRLDAPSGAGKSTLFGVLLGFVEPDGGSVAVDRSAIAWVPQRPAFAGRTVADELELTTGRVDHDVLASVAADHLVARPITELSTGERQRVAVARALTRVRDGATVLLLDEPTAHLDRATAAKVMAAVHRAADEGAAVVLATHRLVGEPAGDVAAARAVRVVDDRPAAPRTPRPTRRLLAGAALGAAASLSGVALTALAAHLIAKAATQPPILTLSVLVVGVRTFALAKGVLRYLERLVSHDAAFRHAESLRVRLWRSLRPGRAELTRLVDDVDTVRDLVPRVLQPPLIAVGVSVAAVVLFTAIEPVAGLALAVALAVGGTLAPLVAVLTERRATAVLARGRRHVSEQVLTLLTAAPDLIAFGADGRVRAELARRDAALARLARRQALGAGAAIGIVHLTTGLASAVCIGLAGGVDPLLLPVLGLAPLALAEVLSALPAAAQHCAALREAYGRIVEQPPVTSAARVEVGSVGGAVSLEGVTARWPGSADPVLERVSVDLPAGAKVAVVGPSGAGKSSLFALLLGFLEPERGLVWRPDRVAWCPQEPLLVTTTVRENLRLGDPRADDDRLRWALDVAGVRLDLDAVIGPTLLSGGEAQRVALARALLHDADLVLLDEPTAHLDEPTAAALLARLDDVLRDKTVIHITHRPGEADRADLVLDVADGRVRARAYR, from the coding sequence GTGAACTTCCCCGGAGCCCCTTCCGCCAAGAAGCCGGGGACGGGCCCGCTCGGCGCGCTGCCATCGCTCTCGCGGTCGGCGCGCCGGGCGTTGGCCTGGTGCGCGGTGCTGGCCGCGCTGACCGCCGTCGCCCTGGTCTGGCAGGCCGTGGCGCTGGCGTCGGCGTTGGTGGGCGGCGGGTCGTTGGCGGTGCTGGCGGTCGCGGTGGTGGCGCGGGCCGGGCTGGCGTGGGCGACCGAGTCGGTGGCGGCGCGCGCGGCGGCGGGCGCGAAGGAGGAGCTGCGGGCGGCGGTGCTCGACCGGGCGCTCGGGCTGGGGCCGTCGTGGATCGTGGCGCGCGGCCCGGCGTCGCTGGCGGTGGTGGCGACCAAGGGGCTGGACGCGCTGGACGCGTACTTCACCCGGTACCTGCCCGCGCTGGTGACGACGGCCGTGGTGCCGGTGGCGGTGGGCGGCTGGATCCTGGTCACCGACCCCACGTCGGCGGTGCTGGTCGCGGTGACGCTGCCGTTGATCCCGGTGTTCGCGATCCTGATCGGCCGGTTCACGTCGGCGCGGGTGGAGGCGGCCGCGTCGGCGCTGGAGCGGTTGTCGGGGCGGCTCGCGGAGCTGGTGCGGGCGCTGCCGGTGCTGACCGCGTTCGGCCGGGCGGCGGCCCAGGCGTCGGCCGTGCGCGAGGTCGGCGAGCGGTACCGGCGGGCCACCATGGGCACGTTGCGGGTGGCGTTCCTGTCGGCGCTGGTGTTGGAGGTCGTGGCGTCGCTGTCGGTGGCGCTGATCGCGGTGGGCATCGGCCTGCGGCTGGTGTCGGGGGAGATGACGCTGCTCACGGGCCTGGTCGTGCTGATCCTCGCGCCCGAGTGCTACCTGCCGCTGCGGGCCGCCGGCGCCGCGCACCACGCCTCGGAGGACGGTGTGGAGGCGGTGCGGCGGGTCGCCGAGATCCCCACGCCCCAGCCCCGCGCGCACCGCGCGGAGTCGGTCGAGGGCGTCGAGGTCCGCGACCTGCGGGTGCGGCGGCGGGGGCGGTTCGCGCCCGACGGGGTCGGGTTCCGGGTGCGTCCGGGCGAGGTGCACCGGCTGGACGCGCCCAGCGGCGCGGGCAAGTCGACGCTGTTCGGGGTGCTGCTCGGCTTCGTGGAGCCGGACGGCGGGTCGGTGGCCGTCGACCGGTCGGCCATCGCCTGGGTGCCGCAGCGGCCCGCGTTCGCGGGGCGGACCGTGGCCGACGAGCTGGAGCTCACCACCGGCCGGGTCGACCACGACGTGCTGGCGTCCGTGGCCGCGGACCACCTGGTGGCGCGGCCGATCACCGAGCTGTCGACCGGGGAGCGGCAGCGGGTCGCGGTCGCCCGCGCGCTGACGCGGGTGCGGGACGGCGCGACCGTGCTGCTGCTCGACGAACCCACCGCGCACCTCGACCGGGCGACGGCCGCGAAGGTGATGGCCGCCGTGCACCGGGCCGCCGACGAGGGCGCGGCCGTCGTGCTGGCCACGCACCGGCTGGTGGGCGAGCCGGCCGGGGACGTGGCCGCCGCACGGGCGGTCCGCGTCGTGGACGACCGGCCGGCCGCGCCGCGGACACCGCGCCCCACCCGCCGGCTGCTGGCCGGTGCGGCGCTGGGCGCGGCGGCGTCGTTGAGCGGCGTGGCGCTGACCGCGCTGGCCGCGCACCTGATCGCGAAGGCGGCGACCCAGCCGCCGATCCTGACGCTGTCCGTGCTGGTGGTGGGCGTGCGCACGTTCGCGCTGGCCAAGGGCGTGCTGCGGTACCTGGAGCGGCTGGTGTCGCACGACGCCGCGTTCCGGCACGCCGAGTCGTTGCGGGTCCGGCTCTGGCGGAGCCTGCGACCCGGGCGGGCCGAGCTCACCCGCCTGGTCGACGACGTCGACACCGTCCGCGACCTGGTCCCGCGGGTGCTGCAACCGCCGTTGATCGCGGTGGGGGTGTCGGTGGCGGCGGTCGTGCTGTTCACCGCCATCGAACCGGTGGCCGGTCTCGCGCTGGCCGTGGCGCTGGCCGTCGGCGGCACGCTCGCGCCGCTCGTCGCGGTCCTCACCGAACGCCGCGCCACGGCCGTGCTCGCCCGCGGTCGGCGGCACGTGTCGGAGCAGGTGCTGACCCTGCTCACCGCCGCACCGGACCTGATCGCGTTCGGCGCGGACGGCCGGGTGCGCGCCGAGCTGGCCCGCCGGGACGCCGCGCTCGCCCGGCTGGCCCGCCGCCAGGCGCTCGGCGCGGGCGCGGCGATCGGCATCGTGCACCTGACCACCGGGCTGGCGTCGGCGGTGTGCATCGGCCTGGCCGGCGGCGTCGACCCGCTGCTGCTGCCGGTCCTGGGGCTGGCTCCGCTGGCGCTGGCCGAGGTGCTGAGCGCGCTGCCCGCCGCCGCCCAGCACTGCGCGGCGCTGCGCGAGGCGTACGGCCGGATCGTCGAGCAGCCACCGGTCACGTCGGCGGCCCGGGTCGAAGTGGGCTCGGTCGGCGGCGCGGTCTCGCTCGAAGGCGTGACGGCGCGGTGGCCGGGCAGTGCGGACCCCGTGCTGGAACGGGTGTCGGTCGACCTGCCCGCCGGGGCGAAGGTGGCCGTCGTCGGCCCGTCCGGCGCGGGCAAGTCGAGCCTGTTCGCGCTGCTCCTGGGGTTCCTCGAACCCGAGCGAGGGCTGGTGTGGAGGCCCGACCGGGTGGCGTGGTGCCCGCAGGAACCCCTGCTGGTCACGACCACCGTCCGGGAGAACCTCCGGCTGGGCGACCCCCGGGCGGACGACGACCGGCTGCGGTGGGCGCTCGACGTGGCCGGCGTCCGGCTCGACCTGGACGCGGTGATCGGCCCGACGCTGCTGTCGGGCGGGGAGGCGCAACGGGTCGCGCTGGCCCGCGCCCTGCTCCACGACGCCGACCTCGTGCTGCTCGACGAGCCGACCGCCCACCTGGACGAGCCGACCGCCGCCGCGCTGCTGGCGCGCCTCGACGACGTGCTGCGGGACAAGACCGTCATCCACATCACCCACCGGCCGGGCGAAGCCGACCGCGCCGACCTGGTGCTGGACGTCGCCGACGGGCGGGTGCGGGCCAGGGCCTACCGTTGA
- a CDS encoding GAF domain-containing sensor histidine kinase, which yields MTAVDPARVLAASTEITSAALAGDDPDAVLPLVVRSAVELAGADLGLAMATADDGTLTVEASSGDDDPVGVVLSSRSSAARAARTGVPVVADDFTTDPRTAPFVPKALRGYGPFAVAPFGTKERRIGALAVYRRKGAQPFSPDTVEVLTAFAAQAGLAVVLAEGSTARQRVAVYQERERIARDLHDVIIQRLYATGVQLDLLDRRLKLEGREARRLAECVDQLDRTMAEVRATVRALRSADPGHPGDVDLKGSVLAEARTAGELLGHEPDVRIEGDVASVPTDLADHARAALREALSNVVRHSGARHVGIELRRTADRLDLRVTDDGCGIPRGVARRGLRHLEERALAAGGGCEITSSPRTGTTITWHVPLA from the coding sequence TTGACCGCCGTGGACCCCGCACGCGTGCTCGCCGCGTCGACCGAGATCACCTCGGCGGCCCTGGCCGGTGACGACCCCGACGCCGTGCTGCCGCTCGTGGTGCGCAGCGCCGTCGAGCTCGCCGGCGCGGACCTCGGGCTCGCCATGGCCACCGCCGACGACGGCACGCTCACCGTCGAGGCCTCCTCCGGCGACGACGACCCGGTGGGCGTGGTGCTGTCGAGCCGTTCGTCGGCCGCACGGGCGGCCAGGACCGGCGTGCCCGTGGTCGCCGACGACTTCACCACCGACCCCCGCACCGCGCCGTTCGTGCCCAAGGCGCTGCGCGGCTACGGGCCGTTCGCGGTCGCGCCGTTCGGCACGAAGGAACGCCGGATCGGCGCGCTGGCCGTGTACCGGCGCAAGGGCGCGCAGCCGTTCAGCCCGGACACCGTCGAGGTGCTGACCGCGTTCGCCGCGCAGGCCGGGCTCGCCGTCGTGCTGGCCGAGGGCTCGACCGCGCGCCAGCGGGTCGCGGTCTACCAGGAGCGCGAGCGCATCGCGCGCGACCTGCACGACGTGATCATCCAGCGGCTGTACGCGACGGGCGTGCAGCTCGACCTCCTGGACCGGCGGCTGAAGCTCGAAGGCCGGGAGGCGCGCCGGCTGGCCGAGTGCGTGGACCAGCTCGACCGGACCATGGCCGAGGTCCGCGCCACCGTGCGGGCGCTGCGCAGCGCCGACCCCGGCCACCCCGGCGACGTCGACCTGAAGGGCTCGGTGCTGGCCGAGGCGCGGACCGCGGGCGAACTGCTCGGGCACGAGCCGGACGTCCGCATCGAGGGCGACGTGGCGTCCGTGCCGACCGACCTGGCCGACCACGCCCGTGCGGCGCTGCGCGAGGCGCTGTCGAACGTGGTGCGGCACTCGGGCGCCCGGCACGTCGGCATCGAGCTGCGCCGCACCGCCGACCGGCTGGACCTGCGGGTCACCGACGACGGCTGCGGCATCCCGCGCGGCGTCGCCCGGCGCGGTCTGCGGCACCTGGAGGAACGCGCCCTGGCCGCCGGCGGGGGCTGCGAGATCACGTCCTCCCCCCGCACCGGCACCACGATCACCTGGCACGTGCCCCTAGCGTGA
- a CDS encoding macro domain-containing protein has product MLGDVSAADTEGEINAPVAVPRLVLCAVDEPLARAWLAVADGRTGVEVHRGSVLDIVAEAVVSPANSSGWMRGGIDAVYARAFPQVEGNVRSAVLGLHGGELPVGEALVVPTGEPEPEWLISAPTMRQPGELLPGDTVHPYLAARAVLRLWSVGRLDDGRPLRSVVRTIAMPGLGTGVGGVAPATCARQVAAAWDEVFSPLPSR; this is encoded by the coding sequence ATGCTGGGCGATGTGTCCGCCGCCGATACGGAGGGTGAGATCAACGCTCCGGTAGCAGTTCCCCGTCTGGTGTTGTGCGCCGTCGACGAACCGCTGGCCCGCGCCTGGCTCGCGGTGGCCGACGGCCGGACCGGCGTCGAGGTGCACCGGGGCTCGGTGCTCGACATCGTCGCCGAGGCCGTGGTGAGCCCCGCGAACTCGTCCGGCTGGATGCGCGGGGGCATCGACGCGGTGTACGCGCGGGCGTTCCCGCAGGTCGAGGGCAACGTGCGCAGTGCCGTGCTCGGGTTGCACGGCGGCGAGCTGCCGGTGGGCGAGGCGCTGGTCGTGCCGACCGGCGAGCCCGAGCCGGAGTGGTTGATCAGCGCGCCGACCATGCGGCAACCCGGTGAGCTGCTGCCCGGCGACACCGTGCACCCGTACCTGGCCGCCCGCGCCGTGCTGCGGCTGTGGTCGGTGGGTCGGCTGGACGACGGCCGCCCGCTGCGCTCGGTCGTCCGCACGATCGCCATGCCGGGCCTGGGCACGGGTGTCGGCGGCGTCGCGCCCGCGACGTGCGCCCGGCAGGTCGCCGCGGCGTGGGACGAGGTGTTCAGCCCGCTGCCCAGCCGGTGA
- a CDS encoding GNAT family N-acetyltransferase encodes MLVRAIEEADRIVVGRLVLELWGAHTAVAHGQVFFPASLPGFLVEQQDTVVGLLTYAAADGHLEIVTIDALRRGRGVGSSLVDAAVHRARQLGCNRVRLTTTNDNLDALRFYQRRGFRLAALRPDAVREARRLKPEIPSVGEYGIPITDELDLERWVAPR; translated from the coding sequence ATGCTCGTACGCGCGATCGAGGAAGCCGACCGGATCGTCGTCGGCAGGCTGGTGCTGGAGCTGTGGGGCGCGCACACCGCCGTCGCCCACGGCCAGGTGTTCTTCCCCGCGAGCCTGCCCGGGTTCCTGGTCGAACAGCAGGACACCGTGGTCGGGCTGCTCACCTACGCCGCCGCCGACGGCCACCTGGAGATCGTCACCATCGACGCGTTGCGAAGGGGCAGGGGTGTCGGCAGCTCGCTGGTCGACGCCGCCGTGCACCGGGCCCGCCAGCTCGGCTGCAACCGCGTCCGGCTCACCACGACCAACGACAACCTCGACGCCCTGCGCTTCTACCAGCGGCGCGGCTTCCGGCTGGCCGCGCTGCGGCCCGACGCGGTGCGCGAAGCCCGCCGCCTCAAGCCGGAGATCCCCAGCGTCGGCGAGTACGGCATCCCCATCACCGACGAACTGGACCTGGAGCGTTGGGTCGCCCCGCGCTAG
- a CDS encoding response regulator — MPVRVLLVDDHEVVRRGLRELLEDEDDISVVAEAGGVGEAVVRAAATRPDVAVVDVRLPDGGGVELCRRLRASADGPRCLVLTAFDDEEALVGAIMAGASGYLLKQVRGQDLVTAVREVAAGRSLLDPQTTARVLDRLRRPAEVDVLDALTEQERRVLDLIGEGLTNRQIAERLFLAEKTVKNYVTAVLSKLGMERRTQAAAWVARRSR, encoded by the coding sequence GTGCCGGTGCGAGTGTTGCTCGTAGACGACCACGAGGTGGTGCGCAGGGGCCTGCGCGAGTTGCTGGAGGACGAGGACGACATCTCGGTGGTGGCCGAGGCGGGCGGGGTGGGCGAGGCCGTGGTCCGGGCCGCGGCGACCCGGCCGGACGTGGCCGTGGTGGACGTGCGGCTGCCCGACGGCGGCGGGGTCGAGCTGTGCCGTCGGCTGCGCGCGTCGGCGGACGGTCCGCGGTGCCTGGTGCTGACCGCGTTCGACGACGAGGAGGCGCTGGTCGGCGCGATCATGGCGGGCGCGTCGGGCTACCTGCTCAAGCAGGTGCGCGGGCAGGACCTGGTGACCGCGGTGCGCGAGGTGGCGGCCGGCCGCTCGCTGCTGGACCCGCAGACCACCGCCCGCGTCCTGGACCGCCTGCGCCGCCCGGCCGAGGTGGACGTGCTGGACGCGTTGACCGAGCAGGAGCGGCGGGTGCTGGACCTGATCGGCGAGGGTCTGACGAACCGCCAGATCGCCGAACGGCTGTTCCTGGCGGAGAAGACGGTGAAGAACTACGTCACCGCGGTGCTGTCGAAGCTGGGCATGGAACGCCGCACCCAAGCCGCCGCCTGGGTCGCCCGCCGCTCACGCTAG
- a CDS encoding Uma2 family endonuclease, whose amino-acid sequence MTALPEDMTNSAGEPHLFTVAEYAELGEPGSGYTELQEGRILMSPSPSPNHNHASLRLAMQFVDQLPADLEVIQDVDVDVDLELVPDGDPGFSRRPDMVVIPRSARDRVPDEGGMLKASEVLVVMEIVSPGSKRMDRVVKRGEYEDAGIPHYWIVDLNHPVSLVACHLAGEFGYQDAGDVVGEFTTSVPFPVTLKLDGLV is encoded by the coding sequence GTGACCGCTCTGCCTGAGGACATGACGAACTCGGCCGGCGAGCCGCACTTGTTCACGGTCGCCGAATACGCCGAGCTCGGGGAACCCGGGTCCGGGTACACCGAGTTGCAAGAAGGTCGCATCCTGATGTCGCCGAGTCCTTCGCCGAACCACAACCACGCGTCGTTGCGACTCGCGATGCAGTTCGTGGACCAATTGCCCGCCGACTTGGAAGTCATCCAGGACGTCGACGTCGACGTCGACCTCGAACTCGTCCCCGACGGTGATCCCGGCTTCTCGCGCCGGCCCGACATGGTGGTGATCCCACGCAGCGCGCGGGATCGCGTTCCCGATGAAGGCGGAATGCTGAAGGCATCCGAGGTGCTGGTCGTCATGGAGATCGTGTCGCCCGGCTCGAAGAGGATGGACCGGGTGGTCAAGCGCGGGGAGTACGAGGACGCCGGCATCCCCCACTACTGGATCGTCGACCTCAACCACCCGGTTTCGTTGGTCGCCTGCCACCTCGCGGGCGAATTCGGGTACCAGGACGCCGGTGACGTCGTCGGCGAGTTCACCACCTCCGTGCCGTTCCCGGTGACGCTCAAGCTCGACGGGCTCGTCTGA
- a CDS encoding cytochrome ubiquinol oxidase subunit I, with protein sequence MDVLDLARWQFGITTVYHFLMVPLTIGLSLLVAVMQTAWVRTGNRKYLAMTKFWGKLLLINFAMGVVTGIVQEFQFGMTWSAYSRFVGDVFGAPLAMEGLVAFFVESTFLGLWIFGWDRLPKKVHLACVWAFSLATIASAYFILAANSWMQHPVGVELVDGRPRLTSIWAVLGNNTTLAAFPHTIFGAFAVAGTFLVGIAAWHLWRRGDDGPVWRASVKLGTWVGVAAFTGLAISGDVQGKLMFEQQPMKMAAAEALCHTEQPAAFSVFAIGDVSRPDCENVKSVTVPALLSFLAHNDFTTEVKGIEDLVPMYQEKYGTNYPVDPKLGELSGKPIDYVPNLPVTYWGFRLMIGFGGLAVGAGLLILWLTRGGRTPGGRWFKWLALGSIATPFLANSFGWIFTEMGRQPFVVVPNPSGVDGVWMFTARAVSSSTPGEVLTSLIALTLVYGVLACVEVFLIRRYVRAGVAGVLPARAPDDDTGKRDDTEKRDDDVLSFAY encoded by the coding sequence GTGGACGTCCTCGACCTGGCACGGTGGCAGTTCGGCATCACCACCGTCTACCACTTCCTGATGGTGCCGCTGACCATCGGGCTCTCGCTCCTCGTGGCGGTGATGCAGACCGCGTGGGTGCGCACGGGCAACCGCAAGTACCTGGCGATGACCAAGTTCTGGGGCAAGCTGCTGCTGATCAACTTCGCCATGGGCGTGGTGACCGGCATCGTGCAGGAGTTCCAGTTCGGCATGACCTGGAGCGCCTACTCGCGGTTCGTCGGCGACGTGTTCGGCGCGCCGTTGGCGATGGAGGGCCTGGTCGCGTTCTTCGTCGAGTCGACGTTCCTCGGCCTGTGGATCTTCGGCTGGGACCGGCTGCCGAAGAAGGTCCACCTGGCGTGCGTGTGGGCGTTCTCGCTGGCCACGATCGCGTCGGCCTACTTCATCCTGGCCGCGAACTCGTGGATGCAGCACCCGGTCGGCGTGGAGCTGGTCGACGGCAGGCCGCGGCTGACCTCGATCTGGGCGGTGCTGGGCAACAACACGACGCTGGCCGCGTTCCCGCACACGATCTTCGGCGCGTTCGCGGTCGCCGGGACGTTCCTGGTGGGCATCGCCGCGTGGCACCTGTGGCGGCGCGGTGACGACGGGCCGGTGTGGCGCGCGTCGGTCAAGCTCGGCACGTGGGTGGGCGTCGCCGCGTTCACCGGCCTCGCCATCAGCGGTGACGTGCAGGGCAAGCTGATGTTCGAGCAGCAGCCGATGAAGATGGCCGCGGCCGAGGCGCTGTGCCACACCGAGCAGCCCGCCGCGTTCTCGGTCTTCGCGATCGGCGACGTGTCGCGGCCCGACTGCGAGAACGTCAAGAGCGTCACGGTGCCCGCGCTGCTGTCGTTCCTGGCGCACAACGACTTCACCACCGAGGTGAAGGGCATCGAGGACCTGGTGCCGATGTACCAGGAGAAGTACGGCACCAACTACCCGGTCGACCCGAAGCTCGGCGAGCTGTCCGGCAAGCCGATCGACTACGTGCCCAACCTGCCCGTCACCTACTGGGGTTTCCGGCTGATGATCGGCTTCGGTGGCCTCGCGGTCGGCGCGGGCCTGCTGATCCTGTGGCTGACGCGGGGCGGCCGGACGCCGGGCGGCCGGTGGTTCAAGTGGCTGGCGCTGGGCAGCATCGCGACGCCGTTCCTGGCCAACAGCTTCGGCTGGATCTTCACCGAGATGGGGCGGCAGCCGTTCGTGGTGGTGCCGAACCCGAGCGGGGTGGACGGTGTGTGGATGTTCACCGCCCGCGCCGTGTCGTCGTCGACACCGGGGGAGGTGTTGACGTCGCTGATCGCCTTGACGCTGGTCTACGGGGTGCTGGCCTGCGTCGAGGTGTTCCTGATCCGGCGGTACGTCCGCGCCGGAGTCGCGGGCGTGCTGCCGGCTCGGGCGCCGGACGACGACACCGGGAAGCGTGACGACACCGAGAAGCGTGACGACGACGTCCTGTCGTTCGCGTACTGA
- the pheA gene encoding prephenate dehydratase: protein MLAYFGPQGTFTEQAARGFASPQQELVPFDTVPAALAATRRGETQAACVPVENSVEGAVPATMDALTEGEPLVAVAEAVLPVRFSVLVRPGGAPVRTVASHPHALAQVRHWLAEHLPAADVVATTSTAAAARAVLNGEFDAAVSAPVAVRHYPLEVLATDVADVRDAKTRFLLVRPPGELPEPTGHDRTSVVCTAADRIGALSELLTELALRGINLTRIESRPTKGRLGEYRFYIDFDGHVTEPRVGDALAALHRHCPQTRFLGSYPKAEPGGAVAGNEQFVAAAEWVETVRRGHGA from the coding sequence GTGCTCGCCTACTTCGGACCGCAGGGAACCTTCACCGAGCAGGCCGCACGCGGCTTCGCCTCTCCGCAGCAGGAGCTGGTCCCGTTCGACACGGTGCCCGCCGCGCTGGCCGCCACCCGACGCGGTGAGACGCAGGCGGCGTGCGTGCCGGTGGAGAACTCCGTCGAAGGCGCGGTGCCCGCGACGATGGACGCGCTGACCGAGGGCGAGCCGCTGGTCGCGGTCGCCGAGGCGGTGCTGCCGGTGCGGTTCAGCGTGCTCGTGCGGCCCGGCGGCGCCCCGGTGCGCACGGTCGCGAGCCACCCGCACGCCCTGGCCCAGGTCCGGCACTGGCTCGCCGAGCACCTGCCGGCCGCCGACGTGGTCGCCACGACGTCCACCGCCGCCGCGGCGCGGGCCGTGCTCAACGGCGAGTTCGACGCGGCGGTCAGCGCCCCGGTGGCCGTGCGCCACTACCCGCTGGAGGTGCTGGCCACCGATGTCGCCGACGTCCGCGACGCGAAGACCCGGTTCCTGCTGGTCCGCCCGCCCGGCGAGCTGCCCGAGCCGACCGGCCACGACCGCACGTCCGTGGTCTGCACGGCGGCCGACCGGATCGGCGCGCTGTCGGAGCTGCTGACCGAGCTGGCGCTGCGCGGCATCAACCTGACCCGGATCGAGTCGCGGCCCACCAAGGGCAGGCTCGGCGAGTACCGGTTCTACATCGACTTCGACGGCCACGTGACCGAGCCCAGGGTGGGCGACGCGCTGGCCGCGCTGCACCGGCACTGCCCGCAGACCCGGTTCCTCGGCTCGTACCCGAAGGCCGAGCCGGGCGGGGCGGTCGCGGGCAACGAGCAGTTCGTGGCGGCGGCCGAGTGGGTCGAGACGGTCCGGAGGGGGCACGGCGCGTGA
- the cydB gene encoding cytochrome d ubiquinol oxidase subunit II codes for METFWFCVIALLWLGYLFLEGFDFGVGMLLPVLGRSERERRVLINTIGPVWDGNEVWLLVAGGATFAAFPDWYASLFSSVYLPLVLFLLALIGRGVAFEYRGKVDSARWRRTWDAVIVAGSWVAPLGVGLLLATTVFGMPLDAAGDRVGSPFASVRWETLLGAAAVAGYALVHGAVFLSLKTEGEVRERARALALKVAPFALLPLVVLLLTVQLRFGSVWTWAASIVVGLAAFGAYARLVLRREGQAFALMGVAVAATVAALFGALYPNVLPSTLDPAWSLTVAGAASSPYTLTVMTWVAAFGTPAVLVYQGWTYWVFRKRIGTRHIPDVHVPTGSSR; via the coding sequence GTGGAGACGTTCTGGTTCTGCGTGATCGCCCTGCTGTGGCTGGGCTACCTGTTCCTGGAGGGGTTCGACTTCGGCGTCGGCATGCTGCTGCCCGTGCTCGGCCGGTCCGAGCGCGAGCGGCGGGTGCTGATCAACACGATCGGGCCGGTGTGGGACGGCAACGAGGTGTGGCTGCTGGTCGCGGGCGGCGCCACGTTCGCCGCGTTCCCCGACTGGTATGCGTCGCTGTTCAGCTCGGTGTACCTGCCACTGGTGCTGTTCCTGCTGGCGCTGATCGGGCGCGGCGTGGCGTTCGAGTACCGGGGCAAGGTCGACTCGGCGCGGTGGCGGCGCACGTGGGACGCCGTGATCGTCGCCGGGTCGTGGGTGGCGCCGCTGGGGGTCGGGCTGCTGCTCGCGACGACCGTGTTCGGGATGCCGCTGGACGCCGCGGGCGACCGGGTCGGCTCGCCGTTCGCGTCGGTCCGGTGGGAGACGCTGCTCGGCGCGGCGGCCGTGGCCGGGTACGCGCTGGTGCACGGCGCGGTGTTCCTGTCGCTGAAGACCGAGGGCGAGGTGCGGGAACGGGCCCGCGCGCTGGCGTTGAAGGTCGCGCCGTTCGCGCTGCTGCCGTTGGTGGTGCTGCTGCTGACCGTGCAGCTGCGGTTCGGGTCGGTGTGGACGTGGGCCGCCTCGATCGTGGTGGGGCTGGCAGCCTTCGGCGCGTACGCGCGGCTCGTGCTGCGGCGCGAGGGGCAGGCGTTCGCGCTGATGGGCGTCGCGGTGGCGGCGACCGTGGCGGCGTTGTTCGGCGCGCTGTACCCGAACGTGCTGCCGTCCACCCTGGACCCGGCGTGGTCGCTCACCGTGGCGGGCGCCGCGTCGAGCCCTTACACGCTGACCGTGATGACCTGGGTGGCCGCGTTCGGCACGCCCGCCGTGCTCGTCTACCAGGGGTGGACGTACTGGGTGTTCCGCAAGCGGATCGGCACCCGGCACATCCCGGATGTCCACGTGCCCACCGGGTCGAGCCGGTGA
- a CDS encoding TMEM165/GDT1 family protein, translated as MAPELIALATAFAIVFLAELPDKTMVATLVLTTRYRAWPVFVGVTAAFAIQCVVAATFGGVLTLLPDRVVAGVVAVLFGVGAFLLLKEGFSKDGDEADATSAGADRVTFVRAALTSFGVLFAAEWGDASQLATAALSARYASPVFVGLGAFLALTTVAAIAVLVGRKIATRIPTHLIQRVSGFVFAAFAAVALWQAISG; from the coding sequence GTGGCACCCGAACTCATCGCCCTGGCGACGGCTTTCGCGATCGTCTTCCTGGCCGAACTGCCGGACAAGACCATGGTCGCCACCCTCGTGCTGACCACGAGGTACCGGGCGTGGCCGGTGTTCGTCGGCGTCACGGCCGCGTTCGCGATCCAGTGCGTGGTGGCCGCCACGTTCGGCGGCGTGCTCACCCTGCTGCCGGACCGGGTGGTCGCGGGCGTGGTCGCCGTGCTGTTCGGCGTGGGCGCGTTCCTGCTGCTCAAGGAAGGCTTCTCGAAGGACGGCGACGAGGCGGACGCGACCTCCGCCGGTGCCGACCGGGTGACGTTCGTGCGCGCCGCGCTGACCTCGTTCGGCGTGCTGTTCGCCGCCGAGTGGGGCGACGCCTCCCAACTGGCCACCGCCGCCCTGTCGGCCCGCTACGCCAGCCCGGTGTTCGTGGGCCTGGGCGCGTTCCTGGCCCTGACCACCGTCGCCGCCATCGCGGTCCTGGTGGGCCGCAAGATCGCCACCCGCATCCCGACGCACCTGATCCAGCGGGTGAGCGGCTTCGTCTTCGCCGCGTTCGCCGCGGTCGCGCTGTGGCAGGCGATCAGCGGCTGA